One segment of Micromonospora parathelypteridis DNA contains the following:
- a CDS encoding ROK family transcriptional regulator, with translation MSLTHAPAGAVRQGSLRELNLALVLGRIAAAHRPPSRADLATATGLTRATVSAVVEDLLAGRLVSESDPAPRAGAGRPARGLVLADQGPAGLGLEVNVDYLTVCVVDLAGQVRHRTVHRADLRPVAPADALARLVEMAGAARDDAAQQGLTLIGAALAVPGLVDDTGVVRLAPNLGWRDVPVPALLAEHPPLIEQVPGIPALVVDNEANLAALGELHSRPPGPSSFLHISGEVGIGAGIVLDGALFRGVRGWSGEIGHLPVHPEGRPCRCGGQGCLEQYAGQEAIVAAAGLARAELPADTATARLAELAEAGDADALRALHDAGTALGVAVASVVNLLDLDTVVLGGGYAALAPWLCPPVLAEIAGRVLTAAWSPVTVRPSTLGAEAAAVGAAGSVARRIVAQPAGWLSVCGSAPV, from the coding sequence GTGAGCCTCACCCACGCCCCGGCCGGCGCAGTCCGTCAGGGCAGTCTGCGCGAGCTCAACCTCGCCCTGGTGCTCGGCCGGATCGCCGCGGCCCACCGACCTCCGTCCCGAGCCGACCTCGCGACCGCGACCGGCCTGACCAGAGCCACCGTTTCCGCGGTGGTCGAGGACCTGCTCGCCGGCCGGTTGGTCAGCGAGTCCGACCCGGCACCCCGCGCTGGCGCCGGCCGCCCGGCACGCGGGCTGGTCCTCGCCGACCAGGGGCCGGCCGGGCTCGGCCTGGAGGTCAACGTCGACTACCTGACGGTCTGCGTGGTGGACCTCGCCGGCCAGGTCCGGCATCGCACCGTGCACCGGGCCGACCTACGCCCGGTGGCCCCCGCAGACGCCCTCGCCCGACTGGTGGAGATGGCCGGGGCGGCCCGCGACGACGCTGCCCAGCAGGGCCTCACCCTGATCGGGGCCGCGCTCGCGGTGCCCGGCCTGGTGGACGACACCGGGGTGGTCCGGCTCGCACCGAACCTCGGCTGGCGGGACGTGCCGGTGCCCGCGCTGCTCGCCGAGCATCCTCCGCTGATCGAGCAGGTGCCCGGCATCCCGGCGCTGGTGGTGGACAACGAGGCCAACCTCGCCGCACTCGGCGAGCTGCACTCCCGGCCGCCCGGCCCGTCCAGCTTCCTGCACATCTCCGGAGAGGTGGGCATCGGTGCCGGCATCGTGCTGGATGGGGCACTGTTCCGCGGCGTCCGCGGTTGGAGCGGCGAGATCGGGCACCTCCCGGTCCACCCCGAAGGCCGTCCGTGCCGCTGCGGCGGGCAGGGCTGCCTGGAGCAGTACGCCGGCCAGGAGGCGATCGTGGCCGCCGCCGGACTGGCTCGGGCGGAGCTACCCGCGGACACCGCGACGGCGCGGCTCGCCGAGCTGGCCGAGGCCGGCGACGCGGACGCGCTGCGGGCGCTGCACGACGCCGGGACGGCACTCGGCGTCGCGGTGGCCAGCGTCGTCAACCTGCTCGACCTGGACACCGTGGTGCTCGGTGGCGGTTACGCGGCGCTGGCGCCCTGGCTGTGCCCACCGGTGCTCGCCGAGATCGCCGGCCGGGTGCTCACCGCCGCCTGGTCGCCGGTCACGGTCCGGCCGTCGACGCTCGGCGCGGAGGCCGCCGCGGTGGGTGCCGCCGGCTCGGTGGCCCGCCGAATCGTCGCGCAGCCCGCCGGCTGGCTGTCCGTCTGTGGGTCGGCGCCGGTGTGA
- a CDS encoding MarR family winged helix-turn-helix transcriptional regulator has translation MNGPTDPEKSMAAELDEAAAALLGIWESAREGTANRVSGAQLRAVMVVEQHDGINLRRLATRLDMLLSSASRLCDRLVAAGMLEREPGRFDRREIALHLTPEARRLLAELRADRQAQLAAVLAKMSPEGRDALLSGMREFDESARRQQAQSASAAGESGQGDWPDDPDRPTVRSRDWSVDPDRQTRTVWAGPSGGPERSIGTNRDWPAGDPPVARTA, from the coding sequence ATGAACGGTCCGACGGACCCCGAGAAGAGTATGGCTGCCGAACTGGACGAGGCGGCCGCTGCCCTGTTGGGCATCTGGGAATCCGCCCGGGAGGGGACGGCCAACCGCGTCTCCGGTGCCCAGCTACGGGCGGTGATGGTGGTGGAGCAGCACGACGGGATCAACCTGCGTCGGCTCGCCACCCGGCTCGACATGCTGCTCAGCTCCGCCAGCCGTCTCTGCGACCGGTTGGTCGCCGCCGGCATGCTGGAGCGCGAGCCGGGCCGATTCGACCGGCGGGAGATCGCGCTGCACCTCACCCCGGAGGCCCGCCGACTCCTCGCCGAGCTGCGGGCCGACCGTCAGGCGCAGCTCGCCGCCGTGCTGGCCAAGATGAGCCCAGAGGGCCGGGACGCGCTGCTGAGCGGAATGCGGGAATTCGACGAGAGCGCTCGCCGGCAGCAGGCGCAGAGCGCTTCGGCGGCGGGCGAGTCGGGGCAGGGGGACTGGCCGGACGACCCGGACCGGCCCACGGTGCGATCGAGGGACTGGTCGGTCGATCCGGACCGGCAGACCCGCACGGTGTGGGCGGGCCCGTCGGGCGGCCCGGAACGGTCGATCGGCACCAATCGGGACTGGCCGGCCGGGGACCCACCGGTGGCGCGGACCGCCTGA
- a CDS encoding PP2C family protein-serine/threonine phosphatase — MSEPVNQARRALNETPADRLVGGVGDVLVRSYGITDVELYQVDYRLSELLPLTEGDPITSPGHPAWRAFDHQSPTLTDGTAWFPVTMRGERRGVLCLSPVPDDREVLAALAEISTALAHELAAVSAGTDVYRAARRAQRLTLAAEMQWDLLPGRSRIRPSFSLAGQLEPAYAVRGGSFDWSDDGQRLWLSTINGSGEGVAASLLTSLATHALRNARRAGLSLADQTALADQALYDLYRGEQHLSALLMELDLRSGTMTVVDAGSPRLVLLRDGEVTEQPLEAQFPLGMFEATDYHEQKFPLERGDRIFVVSDGVLEATGQHVRYGETALDRFLRRTGPMAPLDAVRSLIGDLRAFVAGDLVNDAVVVCLDWTGPQP; from the coding sequence ATGAGCGAACCGGTCAATCAGGCACGACGTGCCCTGAACGAGACACCGGCGGACCGGCTCGTCGGTGGTGTCGGGGATGTGCTCGTCCGGTCGTACGGGATCACCGACGTCGAGCTGTACCAGGTCGACTACCGGCTCTCGGAACTCCTGCCGCTCACCGAGGGTGATCCGATCACGAGCCCCGGGCACCCTGCCTGGCGCGCCTTCGACCACCAGTCGCCGACCCTCACCGACGGCACCGCCTGGTTCCCGGTCACGATGCGTGGCGAGCGTCGGGGGGTGCTGTGCCTGTCGCCCGTGCCGGACGACCGGGAGGTCCTCGCCGCGCTGGCCGAAATCTCCACCGCGCTCGCCCACGAGTTGGCGGCGGTCTCCGCCGGCACGGACGTCTACCGGGCGGCACGGCGCGCCCAGCGCCTCACCCTGGCCGCCGAGATGCAGTGGGACCTGCTCCCCGGCCGCAGCCGGATCCGACCCTCGTTCAGTCTGGCCGGGCAGTTGGAGCCGGCGTACGCGGTGCGCGGCGGCAGCTTCGACTGGTCCGACGACGGGCAGCGACTCTGGTTGTCCACCATCAACGGCAGCGGTGAGGGTGTCGCCGCCTCCCTGCTCACCTCGTTGGCCACCCACGCGCTGCGCAACGCGCGCCGGGCCGGGCTGAGCCTGGCCGACCAGACCGCCCTTGCCGACCAGGCGCTCTACGACCTGTACCGGGGCGAGCAGCACCTCTCCGCGTTGCTGATGGAACTGGACCTGCGTTCCGGGACGATGACCGTGGTCGACGCCGGCTCACCCCGACTGGTCCTGCTGCGCGACGGCGAGGTCACCGAACAGCCCCTGGAGGCGCAGTTCCCGCTCGGCATGTTCGAGGCGACCGACTACCACGAGCAGAAGTTCCCGCTGGAGCGTGGCGACCGGATCTTCGTCGTCAGCGACGGGGTGCTGGAGGCCACCGGACAACACGTGCGCTACGGCGAGACGGCACTGGACCGCTTCCTACGGCGTACCGGGCCGATGGCGCCGCTGGACGCCGTCCGGTCCCTGATCGGCGACCTGCGTGCGTTCGTGGCCGGTGACCTGGTCAACGACGCCGTGGTCGTCTGCCTGGACTGGACCGGCCCGCAACCCTGA
- a CDS encoding substrate-binding domain-containing protein — protein MSAGRHRMRSKLHLAAAAGTATVLVATTGVWFGYRELIQPNCSGEIRLAVAVASELAPAVDAAASQWVKDGAAVGPTCIRVDVSASDPVDVAAVVAAKHGAVLAGVGQASGTAVSPDVWVPDSSTWLLRLKKDATAFAPTNGASIARSPIVVAMPEPIAARLGWPDKKFNWTDLLKQVNNTSAPLRTGIVEPTRDAAGLSGLLSLTAAASAAGGDAQRSTVGALRALATGRSSLRNDLLARFPTSKDATSIASGLGAAALSEEDVIAYNSKQPPVPLAALYMEPAPMPLDYPYAVLPGIEPSKASAARVLFELLTSPNFRNRLAAQSLRAPDGNWGDGFKAPQGAPSPSGGAPTAPANGGTAAGGLDPAAIQRVVSSWSIATQSGRMLAVVDVSGSMKEKVPSANNRSREEVTVDAARRGLGLFDDSWSIGLWTFSTKLVGNRDYKELVPIGPLSGQRAQLEAALGAVRPSSGDTGLYDTTLAAYQAVQENWQPGRVNSIVLFTDGENEDDNGLNQQQLLAKLKQLADPDRPVQVIMIGIGEGVSKAELESITKVTGGDVFVTKDPSEIGSIFLSAIARRPPAPR, from the coding sequence GTGTCAGCAGGCCGCCATCGCATGCGTTCGAAACTCCATCTAGCAGCCGCCGCCGGGACGGCGACGGTGCTCGTCGCCACGACCGGTGTGTGGTTCGGCTATCGGGAGTTGATCCAGCCCAACTGCTCCGGGGAGATCCGTCTCGCTGTGGCGGTCGCCTCCGAGCTCGCGCCCGCCGTGGACGCGGCCGCGTCCCAGTGGGTCAAGGACGGCGCGGCGGTGGGCCCAACCTGCATCCGGGTCGACGTCTCCGCGTCCGACCCGGTCGACGTGGCCGCCGTGGTGGCGGCCAAGCACGGAGCTGTCCTGGCCGGTGTGGGGCAGGCCAGCGGCACCGCCGTCAGCCCGGACGTCTGGGTGCCCGACTCCTCGACCTGGCTGCTCCGGTTGAAGAAGGACGCCACCGCGTTCGCTCCGACCAACGGCGCATCCATCGCACGCAGCCCCATCGTCGTCGCGATGCCCGAGCCGATCGCCGCCCGACTGGGCTGGCCGGACAAGAAGTTCAACTGGACGGACCTGCTCAAGCAGGTCAACAACACCAGCGCGCCGCTGCGCACCGGGATCGTCGAGCCGACCCGTGACGCGGCCGGCCTGTCCGGCCTGCTCTCGCTGACCGCGGCCGCCAGCGCTGCCGGCGGCGACGCCCAGCGCAGCACCGTCGGTGCGCTTCGGGCACTGGCCACCGGGCGCTCGTCGCTCCGCAACGATCTGCTGGCCCGCTTCCCGACCTCCAAGGACGCGACGTCCATCGCCAGCGGTCTCGGCGCGGCGGCGCTGTCCGAAGAAGACGTGATCGCCTACAACAGCAAGCAGCCGCCGGTCCCGCTCGCCGCTCTCTACATGGAGCCGGCACCGATGCCGTTGGACTACCCGTACGCGGTGCTGCCCGGCATCGAGCCGAGCAAGGCGTCGGCGGCCCGGGTGCTGTTCGAGCTGCTCACCAGCCCCAACTTCCGCAACCGGCTCGCGGCGCAGTCGCTACGCGCGCCGGACGGCAACTGGGGCGATGGCTTCAAGGCGCCGCAGGGTGCGCCGAGCCCGTCGGGCGGCGCGCCGACCGCACCGGCGAACGGTGGCACCGCCGCGGGTGGCCTCGACCCGGCCGCCATCCAGCGGGTCGTCTCCAGCTGGTCGATCGCCACCCAGTCCGGTCGGATGCTGGCCGTCGTCGACGTCTCCGGCTCGATGAAGGAGAAGGTGCCCAGCGCCAACAACCGCAGCCGGGAGGAGGTCACCGTTGACGCGGCCCGCCGCGGCCTCGGCCTCTTCGACGACTCCTGGTCGATCGGCCTGTGGACCTTCTCCACCAAGCTGGTCGGCAACCGGGACTACAAAGAGCTGGTCCCCATCGGGCCACTCTCCGGCCAGCGGGCCCAACTGGAGGCGGCGCTCGGCGCCGTCAGGCCCTCCAGTGGTGACACCGGCCTCTACGACACCACGCTGGCCGCGTACCAGGCGGTCCAGGAGAACTGGCAACCTGGCCGGGTCAACTCGATCGTGCTGTTCACCGATGGCGAGAACGAGGACGACAACGGCCTCAACCAGCAGCAGCTGCTCGCCAAGCTCAAGCAGCTCGCCGACCCGGATCGGCCGGTACAGGTCATCATGATCGGTATCGGCGAGGGCGTCAGCAAGGCCGAGCTGGAATCGATCACGAAGGTGACCGGTGGCGATGTCTTCGTCACCAAGGACCCGAGCGAGATCGGCAGCATCTTCCTCAGCGCGATCGCGCGACGGCCACCGGCGCCGCGCTGA
- the xylA gene encoding xylose isomerase, with product MAPRPTPADKFSFGLWTVGWQARDPFGDATRPELDAVEAVHRLAELGAYGITFHDDDLIPFGADAATRDQHIARFRKALDETGLVVPMVTTNLFTHPIFKDGGFTSNDRDVRRYALRKVLRQVDLAAELGASTFVMWGGREGSEYDLAKDVRAALDRYREAVDLLTQYSIDKGYNLRFALEPKPNEPRGDILLPTIGHALGFISQLAHPELVGLNPEVGHEQMAGLNYAHGIAQALWQGKLFHLDLNGQRGIKYDQDLVFGHGDLMNAFALVDLLENGGPNGGPTYDGPRHFDYKPSRTEDMDGVWASAAANMSTYLLLKERAAAFRADPEVVEALAASKVGDLNTPTLGAGEGYDEFLADRSAFEDVDVDAVAARGFAFVRLNQLAVEHLLGAR from the coding sequence ATGGCACCCCGTCCCACTCCCGCCGACAAGTTCTCCTTCGGGCTCTGGACCGTCGGATGGCAGGCCCGCGATCCGTTCGGTGACGCGACCCGCCCCGAGCTCGACGCGGTCGAGGCAGTGCACCGACTCGCCGAGCTGGGCGCGTACGGCATCACCTTCCACGACGACGACCTGATCCCGTTCGGGGCCGACGCCGCCACCCGCGATCAGCACATCGCCCGGTTCCGCAAGGCCCTCGACGAGACCGGCCTGGTGGTGCCGATGGTGACCACCAACCTCTTCACCCACCCCATCTTCAAGGACGGCGGTTTCACCAGCAACGACCGCGACGTCCGCCGCTACGCGCTGCGCAAGGTGCTGCGTCAGGTCGACCTGGCCGCCGAGCTGGGTGCCAGCACCTTCGTGATGTGGGGTGGCCGCGAGGGCTCCGAGTACGACCTCGCCAAGGACGTCCGCGCCGCCCTGGACCGCTACCGCGAGGCCGTTGACCTGCTCACCCAGTACTCCATCGACAAGGGCTACAACCTGCGGTTCGCCCTGGAGCCCAAGCCCAACGAGCCGCGCGGCGACATCCTGCTGCCGACCATCGGGCACGCGCTCGGTTTCATCTCCCAGCTGGCCCACCCGGAGCTGGTCGGCCTCAACCCGGAGGTCGGCCACGAGCAGATGGCCGGGCTCAACTACGCCCACGGCATCGCCCAGGCGCTCTGGCAGGGCAAGCTGTTCCACCTCGACCTCAACGGCCAGCGCGGCATCAAGTACGACCAGGACCTGGTCTTCGGCCACGGCGACCTGATGAACGCGTTCGCCCTGGTGGACCTCCTGGAGAACGGCGGCCCGAACGGCGGCCCGACCTACGACGGCCCCCGGCACTTCGACTACAAGCCCTCCCGGACCGAGGACATGGACGGGGTGTGGGCGTCGGCGGCCGCCAACATGAGCACCTACCTGCTGCTCAAGGAGCGGGCAGCGGCGTTCCGTGCCGACCCCGAGGTGGTCGAGGCGCTCGCCGCCAGCAAGGTCGGCGACCTGAACACGCCGACGCTCGGCGCGGGTGAGGGTTACGACGAGTTCCTGGCCGACCGGTCCGCGTTCGAGGATGTCGACGTCGACGCGGTGGCCGCCCGGGGCTTCGCCTTCGTCCGGCTCAACCAGCTCGCCGTCGAGCACCTGCTCGGCGCCCGCTGA
- a CDS encoding lactonase family protein: protein MSGQGEVVHIGGYTAQSGGRGSGIVAARRDPTTGALTPLGTVAATPSPSFLARHPTQSVLYAVNELTDGEISAWRVGPDGELDPLGSRSTGGAEPCHLAVLPDGGHLVAANYGSGSVAVFPLDPQGVPGERTDLVVHEGHGPDPQRQDHAHAHMVNPGPDRGPLLAVDLGTDSVYRYDLDDATGRLVPRAPRIRTAPGTGPRHLARHPDGRRCYLVGELDASVTAYELTDDGALHQRGRVEASERTGHVQPSEVAVGPDGRFLYVANRGVGTLAVFTLAGELPELVAEVDTGGEWPRHFALIGQHIYVADERADMVRVFRRDADTGVPEAIGEPVPVPSPTCVLP, encoded by the coding sequence GTGAGTGGTCAGGGTGAGGTCGTCCACATCGGGGGTTACACCGCGCAGAGTGGTGGGCGGGGCAGCGGCATCGTCGCGGCGCGTCGTGACCCGACGACCGGGGCGCTGACCCCACTCGGCACCGTGGCGGCCACGCCGTCGCCCTCCTTCCTGGCGCGGCACCCCACCCAGTCGGTGCTCTACGCGGTCAACGAGCTGACGGACGGGGAGATCAGCGCCTGGCGGGTCGGGCCGGACGGCGAGCTGGATCCGCTCGGCAGCCGGTCGACCGGTGGCGCCGAGCCCTGTCACCTGGCGGTGCTGCCCGACGGCGGTCACCTGGTGGCGGCCAACTACGGCAGCGGCAGTGTCGCGGTCTTCCCGCTCGACCCGCAGGGGGTGCCCGGCGAGCGCACCGACCTGGTGGTGCACGAGGGGCACGGCCCCGACCCGCAGCGGCAGGACCACGCGCACGCCCACATGGTCAACCCTGGACCGGACCGGGGGCCGCTCTTGGCGGTGGACCTCGGCACCGACTCGGTCTACCGGTACGACCTGGACGACGCGACCGGGCGACTCGTGCCCCGTGCGCCGCGGATCCGCACGGCGCCCGGCACCGGGCCCCGGCACCTGGCCCGTCACCCGGACGGTCGGCGCTGCTACCTCGTCGGCGAGCTGGACGCCTCGGTCACCGCGTACGAGCTGACCGACGACGGCGCGTTGCACCAGCGGGGTCGGGTCGAGGCGAGCGAGCGAACCGGTCACGTCCAGCCCTCGGAGGTCGCGGTCGGCCCGGACGGCCGGTTCCTCTATGTCGCCAACCGTGGGGTGGGGACCCTGGCGGTCTTCACCCTGGCCGGGGAGCTGCCTGAGCTGGTGGCCGAAGTGGACACCGGTGGTGAGTGGCCCCGGCACTTCGCGCTGATCGGGCAGCACATCTATGTCGCTGATGAGCGGGCGGACATGGTGCGGGTCTTCCGGCGCGACGCGGACACCGGCGTCCCCGAGGCGATCGGCGAGCCGGTGCCGGTGCCGAGCCCGACGTGTGTGCTGCCGTGA
- a CDS encoding sugar transferase: MTAATLLTPATSAEPKGRRVGLVARSDERSYVRVLVVLDTTVLIIALLIGYVTRFGDDDPSGSEIPYVLVAPALALAWLISLKALGCYDDRVIGYGADEYRRVSSASLRLAGATAIIGYIADLGVSRVFLGISFAVGIVGLEVARFAVRKRLHRARRVGAGWSRRMLVVGDTAHVLELVHTLRREPYAGYQVVGACIPDALLAPVAQRLGDVPVVGSFRGIPEAATAIGADTVAVTASGELTATRLRRLGWQLEGTGVDLVVAPALTDVAGPRIHTRPVAGLPLIHVEAPEFRGARKLVKGLVDRSASSLALALLLPLIALIALAIKLDSRGPVLFRQVRVGRGGHEFGVFKFRTMVVNADALLAELTARNETDGLMFKMRQDPRVTRVGRLLRKWSLDELPQLVNVLLGQMSMVGPRPPLPSEVARYDGDVARRLLVKPGMTGLWQVSGRSDLSWEDGIRLDLYYVENWSLAADLTILWKTFGAVLNGRGAY, encoded by the coding sequence GTGACCGCGGCGACCCTGTTGACCCCAGCCACGTCCGCTGAGCCGAAAGGCCGCCGTGTCGGGCTGGTGGCGCGCTCCGACGAACGGTCCTACGTTCGGGTCCTGGTGGTGCTGGACACCACCGTCCTCATCATCGCGCTCCTCATCGGGTACGTCACCCGCTTCGGTGACGACGATCCGAGCGGCTCGGAGATCCCGTACGTGCTGGTTGCCCCCGCGTTGGCGCTGGCCTGGCTGATCTCGCTCAAGGCGCTCGGCTGCTACGACGACCGGGTGATCGGCTACGGGGCGGACGAGTATCGGCGGGTCAGCTCCGCCAGCCTGCGACTCGCGGGTGCGACCGCCATCATCGGCTACATCGCCGACCTCGGCGTCTCCCGGGTCTTCCTGGGCATCTCCTTCGCGGTGGGCATCGTCGGGCTGGAGGTGGCGCGGTTCGCCGTCCGCAAGCGCCTGCACCGGGCCCGCCGGGTGGGTGCTGGCTGGTCCCGCAGAATGCTGGTGGTCGGCGACACCGCCCATGTCCTGGAGCTGGTGCACACGCTGCGCCGCGAGCCGTACGCCGGCTACCAGGTTGTGGGCGCGTGCATCCCGGACGCGTTGCTCGCACCGGTGGCGCAGCGACTGGGCGACGTGCCGGTGGTGGGGTCGTTCCGAGGTATCCCGGAAGCCGCCACCGCGATCGGCGCGGACACTGTCGCCGTGACCGCCTCCGGCGAGCTGACCGCGACCCGACTGCGCCGTCTCGGCTGGCAGTTGGAGGGGACCGGCGTCGATCTGGTCGTGGCACCCGCGCTGACCGACGTTGCCGGCCCGCGGATCCACACCCGCCCGGTTGCCGGCCTGCCGCTGATCCACGTCGAGGCACCGGAGTTCCGCGGTGCGCGCAAGCTGGTGAAGGGCCTCGTCGACCGGTCCGCCTCGTCGCTGGCGCTGGCGCTGCTGCTGCCGCTGATCGCGTTGATCGCCCTGGCCATCAAGCTGGACAGTCGGGGCCCGGTGCTGTTCCGACAGGTCCGCGTCGGCCGGGGTGGGCATGAGTTCGGCGTGTTCAAGTTCCGCACCATGGTGGTGAACGCCGACGCGCTGCTCGCCGAGTTGACCGCGCGCAACGAGACCGACGGCCTGATGTTCAAGATGCGCCAGGACCCTCGGGTCACTCGTGTCGGCCGGCTGCTGCGCAAGTGGTCCCTGGACGAGTTGCCGCAGCTGGTCAACGTGCTGTTGGGGCAGATGAGCATGGTCGGGCCTCGCCCGCCGCTGCCCTCGGAGGTGGCCCGCTACGACGGCGACGTGGCCCGGCGGCTGCTGGTCAAGCCGGGCATGACCGGCCTGTGGCAGGTCAGCGGCCGCTCCGACCTGAGCTGGGAGGACGGCATCCGGCTCGATCTCTACTACGTGGAGAACTGGTCCCTCGCCGCCGACCTCACCATCCTGTGGAAGACCTTCGGCGCGGTCCTGAACGGCCGCGGAGCGTACTGA